A part of Citrifermentans bremense genomic DNA contains:
- a CDS encoding electron transfer flavoprotein subunit beta/FixA family protein — translation MKILVCIKQVPDMESRFRPDASGVWYSEIDMAFRVNEYDEFAIEEAVRLKEKLGGEPELTVLSLGPDRVVEGIKKALAMGCDRGIHVQDSSSHLKDPWQVASAIAACARGENYDLIFTGLQSQDRGSAQVGVMLAELLDYPCATTAIGFECGQGTVTVKRELEGGLRAVVRLKTPALVTCQLGLNQPRYPTLPNIMKAKKKEIRAVPVSEMLHEEPRTVMAGFYSPPKKGSGIVLEGDVPDQVDKLIGILKDKTGLLR, via the coding sequence ATGAAAATCCTGGTGTGCATCAAGCAGGTCCCCGACATGGAATCCAGGTTCCGGCCCGATGCTTCCGGCGTCTGGTACTCGGAGATAGACATGGCTTTCCGCGTCAACGAGTATGACGAATTTGCCATCGAAGAGGCGGTCAGACTGAAGGAAAAACTGGGCGGAGAGCCTGAATTGACCGTGCTGTCGTTGGGGCCCGACCGGGTTGTGGAGGGGATCAAGAAGGCGTTGGCCATGGGGTGCGACCGGGGGATACATGTGCAGGACAGCTCCTCCCATCTTAAGGACCCCTGGCAGGTCGCTTCGGCGATAGCGGCCTGCGCCAGAGGGGAAAATTACGACCTCATCTTCACCGGGTTGCAGTCCCAGGACCGCGGCTCAGCCCAGGTGGGAGTCATGCTGGCCGAACTGCTGGATTACCCCTGCGCCACAACCGCGATCGGGTTCGAATGCGGGCAAGGCACGGTCACTGTCAAGCGGGAGCTGGAAGGGGGATTGCGAGCAGTGGTTAGGCTTAAGACCCCGGCACTGGTCACCTGCCAGCTGGGCCTGAACCAGCCTCGCTACCCGACCCTTCCCAACATCATGAAGGCTAAGAAAAAGGAGATCCGGGCCGTTCCGGTCTCCGAAATGTTGCACGAGGAACCGCGAACGGTGATGGCGGGGTTCTATTCCCCTCCCAAGAAGGGGAGCGGCATCGTGCTGGAAGGGGACGTCCCAGATCAGGTAGACAAGTTGATCGGGATACTGAAGGACAAGACGGGGCTCTTGCGCTAG
- a CDS encoding diguanylate cyclase: MSSCVLVIDDSAAIREQVVRTLKDVGLFEEYLEARDGLEGFKTLIESRPDLVICDVDMPRMDGYKFLQLVASRPELLGLPIIMLTGMMDFNSKIKGLEQGASDYLTKPFDAGELVARVKVQLKIKSLQDELKKANEQLKRLTNIDHLTNLFNRRYLSEILESEFFRARRNRENLSMVIIDIDYFKNVNDTYGHQNGDVVLASVAGLAQQMLRAYDSAARYGGEEFVLILPGTPLQGGEMVAERLRQSVLEFAFPHPMEDLTLTISAGVAAYPSPLVENIDSLFRQADEALYRAKQAGRNRVERMNV, from the coding sequence ATGTCCAGCTGTGTGCTCGTCATCGATGACTCTGCTGCCATTCGGGAGCAGGTTGTGCGGACGCTCAAGGATGTAGGACTTTTCGAGGAATACCTGGAGGCCAGGGATGGGCTTGAAGGGTTCAAGACCCTGATCGAGTCGAGGCCCGACCTGGTGATCTGCGATGTCGACATGCCGCGCATGGACGGCTACAAGTTCCTGCAGCTCGTCGCCTCGAGGCCTGAGCTGCTGGGGCTTCCCATCATCATGCTGACCGGCATGATGGACTTCAACTCCAAGATCAAGGGGCTCGAACAGGGGGCGAGCGACTATCTCACCAAGCCCTTCGACGCGGGCGAACTCGTGGCGCGGGTCAAGGTGCAGCTGAAGATTAAGTCGCTGCAGGACGAGCTGAAAAAGGCAAACGAGCAGTTAAAGAGACTGACCAACATCGACCACCTGACCAACCTCTTCAACCGGCGCTACCTCTCCGAGATTCTCGAGTCGGAGTTCTTCCGCGCCCGGCGCAACCGGGAGAACCTCTCGATGGTCATCATCGACATCGACTATTTCAAGAACGTGAACGACACCTACGGCCATCAAAACGGCGACGTGGTTCTTGCTTCCGTGGCCGGGCTCGCACAGCAGATGTTGCGTGCCTACGACAGCGCCGCCCGCTATGGCGGCGAAGAGTTTGTCCTGATACTGCCGGGGACCCCGCTGCAAGGTGGGGAGATGGTCGCCGAGCGACTGAGACAGTCGGTGCTGGAATTCGCTTTCCCTCACCCGATGGAAGATCTGACCCTCACCATCAGCGCCGGCGTGGCGGCCTATCCCTCTCCCCTTGTGGAAAACATCGACTCCCTTTTCCGCCAGGCCGACGAGGCGTTGTACCGGGCGAAGCAAGCCGGGCGCAACCGGGTTGAGCGCATGAATGTCTGA
- a CDS encoding pseudouridine synthase: MGISPYRAKVTMPLMEKPYPSVLDFLVGRFPRVGRSCWERRIAQGKVLGEDGTPITSTTSYAPQKRIFYFRELDDEKVIPFAEEILFQNDELLVACKPHFLPVTPGGAYLDQSLLHRLRNSTGIHDLVPLHRIDRETAGIVLFSVNPKTRGRYGGVFREGSIEKSYEALSAAPAEPGRGEWLVENRLVHGEPWFTMRTEEGAPNARSLIRLVEQKDGLARFELTPETGKTHQLRVHMSGLGMPILHDRLYPELQAMRPDDFERPLQLLARRVRFRDPVTGRLMEFETRRRLLW; this comes from the coding sequence ATGGGGATCTCCCCGTATCGCGCCAAGGTCACCATGCCACTTATGGAAAAGCCCTACCCGTCGGTACTCGACTTTCTGGTCGGGCGTTTCCCGCGGGTGGGGCGCAGTTGCTGGGAGCGGCGCATAGCCCAGGGAAAGGTTCTGGGTGAGGATGGTACCCCCATCACCAGCACGACCAGTTATGCGCCGCAAAAAAGGATCTTCTACTTCAGGGAGCTCGATGACGAGAAGGTGATCCCTTTCGCAGAGGAGATCCTGTTCCAAAACGACGAGCTCCTCGTGGCGTGCAAACCCCATTTCCTGCCGGTGACGCCGGGAGGCGCCTACCTGGACCAAAGCCTTTTGCACCGGCTGAGAAACTCGACCGGAATCCACGACTTGGTCCCGCTGCACCGGATCGACCGGGAAACGGCCGGGATCGTGCTTTTCTCAGTCAACCCCAAGACTCGCGGCCGCTACGGCGGAGTGTTCCGGGAAGGGAGCATCGAAAAGAGCTACGAGGCGCTGTCGGCAGCTCCCGCGGAGCCGGGGCGGGGCGAGTGGCTGGTGGAAAACAGGCTGGTGCATGGGGAGCCCTGGTTCACCATGCGCACGGAGGAAGGCGCCCCCAACGCCCGGTCCCTTATCCGGCTGGTGGAGCAAAAAGATGGGCTGGCGCGCTTCGAACTCACCCCCGAGACCGGCAAGACCCACCAACTTCGGGTCCACATGAGCGGGCTCGGGATGCCGATCCTGCACGACCGCCTTTACCCGGAGCTTCAAGCCATGAGACCCGACGATTTCGAGCGGCCGTTGCAACTGCTCGCAAGGCGGGTGCGCTTTAGGGACCCGGTCACAGGGAGGCTCATGGAGTTTGAAACCCGACGCAGGCTTTTGTGGTAA
- a CDS encoding MerR family transcriptional regulator, translating to MDDIKDGEEITPIGDLAISLGLTTRTIRYWEEVGIIESVQRSDGATRGFTPYYVRRIKFIIKLKELGLTIKEMQDLYVAYGEAKQTERMVPRLVEILDEHIEKIDEKMAKLASLRKDIVSYRQKIATKFGASRDGDGNKSDA from the coding sequence ATGGACGACATCAAGGATGGCGAAGAAATAACCCCGATCGGGGATCTTGCCATATCGCTCGGGCTCACCACCAGGACCATCCGGTACTGGGAGGAAGTCGGCATCATCGAAAGCGTGCAAAGAAGCGACGGCGCCACGCGCGGCTTCACCCCCTACTACGTGCGCCGCATCAAGTTCATCATCAAGCTCAAGGAACTGGGCCTCACCATCAAGGAGATGCAGGATCTTTACGTGGCCTACGGCGAGGCGAAGCAGACCGAGCGCATGGTTCCGCGGCTGGTGGAGATACTGGACGAGCACATCGAGAAGATAGACGAGAAGATGGCGAAGCTGGCGTCCCTTAGAAAGGACATCGTCTCTTACCGCCAGAAGATCGCCACCAAGTTCGGCGCCAGCCGCGACGGCGACGGCAACAAAAGTGACGCGTAA
- a CDS encoding endonuclease Q family protein, protein MTFIADLHIHSRFSIATSRDLDLASLWRWGQLKGISVVGTGDCTHPAWLAELERDLVQTESGLFRLCHAPAQQLVPPSCRAEVLFMPTAEISCIYRKGGRTRKVHCLVLLPDLQAAHRLNLQLCRIGNLGSDGRPILKLDAKELLQMVLQAAPDALLIPAHAWTPHFSVFGSGSGFDSLAECFEELTPHVHAIETGLSSDPAMNWRISALDGITLVSNSDAHSGAKLGREATVFQTEFSYRGIQRGIVEGNGVASTIEFFPEQGKYHADGHRCCGVRLTPEETIRNGYRCPACGAKVTVGVLHRLERLADRPEGARRKNAPPFQSLIPLLDLIGGALKVGTGTKKAQGLYFHMLERIGNEFHILREAPVELIEEVSGAALARGIGKMRLGEVEIDPGYDGKFGTVSISP, encoded by the coding sequence GTGACATTCATAGCCGACCTGCACATCCATTCCCGCTTTTCCATCGCTACCAGCCGCGACCTCGACTTGGCCTCCCTCTGGCGCTGGGGACAGCTCAAGGGTATCAGCGTCGTCGGCACCGGAGACTGCACCCATCCGGCGTGGCTCGCCGAGCTGGAAAGGGACCTGGTGCAGACGGAGTCGGGTCTGTTCCGGTTGTGCCACGCCCCGGCGCAGCAACTGGTCCCCCCCAGTTGCCGCGCCGAGGTACTGTTCATGCCTACGGCTGAGATCAGCTGCATTTACCGCAAGGGGGGGCGCACCAGGAAGGTGCACTGCCTGGTCCTGCTCCCGGACCTGCAGGCCGCGCACCGGCTGAACCTGCAGCTTTGCCGCATCGGCAACCTGGGCTCGGACGGCAGGCCGATCCTGAAACTCGACGCCAAGGAACTGCTGCAGATGGTGCTTCAAGCGGCTCCCGATGCGCTGCTGATCCCGGCGCACGCCTGGACGCCGCATTTCTCGGTCTTCGGCTCGGGCTCCGGTTTCGACTCGCTTGCCGAATGCTTCGAGGAGCTCACCCCTCACGTGCACGCCATCGAGACCGGACTTTCCTCCGACCCTGCCATGAACTGGCGCATCTCAGCCCTGGACGGCATCACGCTTGTCTCGAACTCGGACGCACACTCGGGGGCGAAGCTCGGGCGGGAGGCGACGGTGTTCCAGACGGAATTCTCCTACCGTGGGATCCAGCGGGGGATAGTTGAGGGAAACGGGGTGGCCTCGACCATCGAGTTTTTCCCCGAGCAGGGGAAATACCACGCCGACGGCCACCGCTGTTGCGGGGTGCGCCTCACCCCCGAAGAGACGATACGAAACGGCTACCGCTGCCCGGCTTGCGGCGCGAAGGTGACGGTCGGGGTGCTGCACAGGCTGGAGCGGCTGGCGGACCGGCCGGAAGGGGCGAGACGCAAAAACGCCCCCCCCTTCCAGTCGCTGATACCGCTTCTGGATCTGATCGGGGGGGCTCTCAAGGTGGGGACGGGGACGAAAAAGGCGCAGGGACTTTACTTCCACATGCTGGAGCGGATCGGCAACGAGTTCCACATCCTCAGGGAGGCGCCGGTCGAGTTGATAGAGGAGGTTTCCGGCGCCGCGCTGGCGCGCGGCATCGGCAAGATGCGACTCGGGGAGGTGGAGATCGATCCCGGCTACGACGGCAAGTTCGGCACCGTCTCCATCTCCCCTTAG
- a CDS encoding DsbC family protein: protein MWFTRRFLAVFFSTAVLLLLAGVSFAAPVSPENAFRSAFPQVPFDNISPSEINGVYEVISGPNIFYYYPEKDLIITGEIVGKDLKSRTAERRQVLSSQMAAKAAEAVKDLPLDKAVKVGDGKKKVIEFTDPDCPYCRKASEYFTKRSDVTRYVFFAPLAHPAAIKKIEYILSAENKAEAYDAMMMGEEIPPLAKPASEEVKKLAQEHLALARKVGIQGTPTFFVKGEQVIGADTKKLDELLK from the coding sequence ATGTGGTTCACTAGGAGATTCCTGGCAGTATTTTTCTCCACAGCGGTGCTGCTTCTTCTGGCAGGCGTGTCTTTCGCCGCCCCGGTCTCCCCTGAAAACGCCTTTCGCAGCGCGTTCCCCCAGGTTCCCTTCGACAACATCTCCCCCAGCGAGATAAATGGGGTCTACGAGGTCATCTCCGGGCCCAACATCTTCTACTACTACCCGGAGAAGGACCTAATCATCACCGGCGAGATAGTGGGGAAGGACTTGAAGAGCCGGACGGCGGAGCGCAGGCAGGTGCTCAGCTCCCAGATGGCTGCCAAGGCGGCGGAGGCGGTCAAGGACCTGCCGCTCGACAAGGCGGTCAAGGTGGGGGACGGCAAGAAGAAGGTGATCGAGTTCACCGACCCCGACTGCCCTTACTGCAGGAAGGCCTCCGAATACTTCACCAAGAGAAGCGACGTGACCAGGTACGTCTTCTTCGCGCCGCTGGCACACCCGGCGGCCATCAAGAAGATCGAGTACATCCTTTCCGCCGAGAATAAGGCCGAGGCCTACGACGCCATGATGATGGGCGAGGAGATCCCCCCTCTCGCGAAGCCGGCGAGCGAAGAGGTGAAGAAGCTGGCCCAGGAGCACCTGGCGCTGGCGAGGAAGGTGGGGATCCAGGGGACTCCGACCTTCTTCGTGAAAGGCGAGCAGGTGATCGGCGCCGACACGAAGAAGCTGGATGAGCTTTTGAAATAG